A region of the Mytilus trossulus isolate FHL-02 chromosome 11, PNRI_Mtr1.1.1.hap1, whole genome shotgun sequence genome:
gggtgggggtggggggcaaattttattaatgtatGCAGCTTCATCCATTTAAAACTGCTGCTTcctttgaatcttaaataagatttttttaaatgcgttATCTCGCAAAAGCTTGCGTTATTTTGCAAATGTCTGGGTTTAACGCAAATATATGCGTTATTTCGCAAATATTTGCGTTAAAACGCAAAGGTTTATGTTATTTCGCTAATGTTTGCGTTACTTCGCAAAACATAGGaagaaatatttatagattatttatgtttttttaaacgagATGCATTTTCTCATTCTCATCTCATCGAAGGGCGGAGCCCTGAGATGAGATTAGAATGAGAAAATGCATctcgtttaaaaaaacataaataatctatttatcgctattatttgtattttcgaaTATCacttaatttaaatttcagtaaaaaaaagtatcttaTACGATGataatgcattttcttttgtggtactattttttttggcggaggcttatttgatataaatatgtagTCGTTCAGGTAgttcattcatttgaaaaaagatatcTCATCTGACCATCCGGCGTGTTCAATTATGGCAAAGACCATTTTCACTGTAATTTTGTATTTCTATGTATCAAAATGAAGCGAACGGttgaatatataatgtatttttaaagCAATATACATGCATGAAGAAATGTACAGACCTACGATGATTTGTCTAATTGAAGTAGACATATGTAAAaaaggacattttttatttgttaaaaacatgatttgattACTTTTATTAACTTCCAATGAATTATTTAACGGCGAAAATCACGGTAAAATCATCTTGTGTTGTTGACATTTCAGCGCGTATTGTTCCGGCTAATCTTTTCTGATTGGCCAACACTCTAGCGCATGAATtactttagtttaaacatatttgtttatagtggattgggaaacaagttttacaacttatattaatccctttccactttgcgggtgcaagtgctgccttgtagcggcattagcctactctttttcgaaatctacaagggtgtctttaacgtgcaagagatatgactctctcttaacacgggtcagccatttatagtccccgtccgacggactatcatcgtttcctcaagaccatactcgcaaatggtgtcaagggagagccgaaaattgagttcctgaaattttcatcccaaacgagaatcgaaccaggaacctttgtgttagtagtccgatgcactaaccactacaccacggctcgcTCTGAATTACTTTAATACGCTGTTGCTAAGGACCTCTACacgagtgatatgaaaattatcacaaaaaaacatcaaaggaaaaatacagataatagcgataataaaaaataatgttgtttgGCGACAataccacaggcacttgtctcagaattttttccctatataccttaatataacacaaggtacttaactaaatttttgaataatgacacccagtcccaaattcccattattttatttatttctcggttgtcaaacctacttaaacttaatatgccgtaaatctaaattgatttatctacacaatggtatatgacacgactatcattgttgtcgggatcattagtagcaggccttagaagtcggtcaacgggatgttttttgcattcgtctcattttttggcaacacccagcccgcagtgattgaattattataaataattattaaaataaaaactgtcagCGTCTCTCCGACTATGAATTATTAcctttattgtaaattctttacaGATTATGTGAAACAAACCCAAATAAGTGTGTTATGAAACACACGTGTACACAACGACACTAATGTAGACCAAAATttcccacatttatttttagtcagacgattgaccaatgagaaaccagtataaaattacatgcggactgggtgttgccaaaaattgagacgaatgcaaaaaaacatcccgttgaccgTCTTCTGAGGCCTGCTTCTAATGATCTcgacaacaatgatagtcgtgtcatataccattgtgtagataaatcaatttagatttacggcatattaagtttaagtaggtttgacaaccgagaaataaataaaataatgggaatttgggactgggtgtcattattcaaaaatttagttaagtaccttgtgttatattaaggtatatagggaaaaaattctgagacaagtgcctgtggacAATACGTATCCGTAATATTAAGTATTGGATATTTCTTCAATgtgattaaaattttaagataatattttatgattgaaaaataaactgacatcgtTTCGGATTTTCCGAGATTTGCGTTGATTTTAGCTGTACaagaattttcttgttttaatctTAACAGATAAGCCATAGTTACGTCGTGAATACGTGAATTTTAAACACATGCTGATTTCACTGAGCTGACTAAGATTTGAAGTATActatatttaaaatgaacagtaagattttatcatttctatattaTATCCtagaattaaatgaaaatgccaTACTATTCAAAAGCTTGTGTACGCAATGTGAGTTTCTATTTGATTGATACTGATTTGAGAAAGATCGTGCCAGCTTGATTAGGAATATGTCGGTGATTAAAACAGCACAACAAATTGTAGGCATAGTTTCGTGACTATGTGAAATGTTAATATACGTTGCCTTCATTAATCCGACGCAATATCAAGGCATACCATTATGAAAATTGATTTCATGATTATCGTCAATGTTTCTGGAGTTgaacagtatttgttttttaagttaTGATAAAGTAAAACTTTAATACGATCgctgtaacatatttgttaaattaaaacaactgcaattttgttttgaaattcaaatcGTTTCCGTTACTTGAACTTTGAGAGTTGGATTCACTTCTCATTTCAATATATCAATTACACAGGATTcgctgtaaaaatattatttgaattatGGAAATATCGATTCAACATGGAAAAATCTCGTTTACAACTTCTTTGTTATCTTGTATTTTGTAGGCTTCACACTTTTGCTGTTTATTTTGGTTGCTGGTTTCAGAACcacatgtaagttttttttaacataactaACAAACacgtatattgttttattaatcgTTTTCGGTCTTTAAAACTACGATCGATGAGAAACGAAGAACAATTTGATCACAATTAAAACAACGAACATAGACATAGTTCCCATAAATATTACTTGAGAAGAGTAGGCATACTATACTCGATCATTTATGTTTGTTTAGGCAAAGTAAATGTCCTTTCGTCAGCTGCGTTCCGTTTTATCTACAATACGAGACAAAGAAGGACTTTATCAtgtgaatataaatataagaacaaATACAAAGATATGACGATGCTGTCATTGCTGTGTTTAATTTCTCTTTGTCTATTTCTTAGATTCCGGTACAGTGTGTTTGTCCTGTAGTGGCGTACAAAGTATAAATCAATGTACACACTTGGAGAACTGTCGCAATGATGAGGTATGTACCAATTATAAAGGTTAAAACTaggaatggaaatggagaatatgtcaaagagacaacaacctgacaatTATATCACTGTCCAAagtaaggggagggttgggatctctcttatatgtttaaccccgccacatcatttctgtatgtgcttgtcccaagtcaggagcctgtaattcagtggttgtcgtttgtttatgcgttacatatttgtttttcgttcaatttttttatagaaataaggCCGTTGTTtttcctcgtttgaattgttttaaatattacgttgttaatgtttgtgtcattttgctCTCTTGTGgacatttgtctcattggcaatcataccacatcttcttcttttttttattataaaagattAGATAACAGCCTTAAGCCATCAATGGATTTTCAATGCAGCGATTCAATCCCGCACCCGGAAATGAGCCGCAGCTGTCTCTTAATAATCTGTACTGGTTTAGTGGCAATGGACAAGATTAGACTgcacaaaatatatatgaacttaAATTAACTAACAAAGCCAAGAAAATGACCGTGTTATCATCAGATAAAAGTTATTATATAAAGCTGTGTGTCGATTGAGTGCAACGAATGAATTAAAAAGGCTTACTGAAACTTAATTACTCATAAGAAATAACGACTTATGATACCAAAGACGAGTAAAAAGTAgcaaatgcaaattttcacaattttacgCATTTTTACAACATTAcagttgtgtcatgtgtactattgtttgtctgtttgtccttttcattttttggatATGGGATATAGCTAATCCCCCCTTTTCTAAAAAAACCAACCTACGATACTGCTTTTAAACGCACATCGTATTTGTTGGGGTTCGtattgcttattctttagttttctatgatgtggcatgtgtacttttgtttgtctgtttgtctttttcatttttagccgtggtgatgtcagtttttttttcgatttatgagtttgactttccctctTTTGTTGCATTAAATATCTCCTATAGGCATTctagtttgttttactttataaacGAGAGAgattgcatttttttctaaattgtgaaGCACTTTTTTTTCGATAGAGATTAGACAGTACTTCACATATCAAGGTACACTAAGTAACAACTCGTgttacgtagtggacattttgatgAGTGTCGTAGTGGACAAtaccgtttcgtagtggacaaaaagtttcgtagtAAACATCAACTCTATTCTATGTTGATATTATTATAACATACTGAAAATTACCTGAAAGtaacccttgttatttgttttgcacgaatatGATAAAAAAGGGTAAAAACGACTGCATGGCAGTGGTAGTGTGCACTACGAAACGTTTGTCTCCAATACTTGTTTCGTAGGTGACCGTTCTGTAGTGGACATATTCAcatgttttatctttatattttttaacggcaattttcaaacagcgcttagacaattccagtgcaccattacgattcaaatatgatgtaatgatatagaaaaaccttgcagctgagtaactattgacaaaaacgtgctacatttgagaaaaatgactgtaaagattttacctatatctgccgtTGCCATATTGGATATCATATTGGGATAGTCGTAATTCCACttacgattatctctttaataccagtgataATAGCCCAATCATTAcaattttaacatatatgtaTTCTTAGTATTTATCTTTGATCAAGTGAATTTGTATTGTTAACAAAACCACGCTTGTTAATgaaaactttaacattttaaaatatatgtgacATAGCAGTTCATGCCATGATAAAGGCCCCCATCTGtgtattttaccaatttttttttaatttaaactattttcattgaaatataggtctgtttctttgaaaaatacaacTTGGAGTCTGGTACCGAGATGTATGATTTAGGATGTTCCATTCCAAAGGTAGGTACATCGTTAGTAAAATATTAATCGGATTcacatacatttttacaatttttttcagtGTCAACCTATATATTAAATGAGCcttatttcaaattgtattcAACTTATCCTCAAATAGGAGATATACCCCCTTTGCACAAGAAGTTTCGAatagttgacatttttttattaactgaaaATAACAGAGCGATTTTCTGAAAGTATTTCCGGACTCTCAAAGTAAAAGATggtcaaatttaaaagtttgatattCCGGTTATAAGATTAGGAACAATTCTAATATTCGTTTGACTGAGATGAGCTGAGTTCGAAAGATGTACACGATTgttgtgtaaaaataaataacaaaatatcgaACTCCATATAATACTCAGACTCTTAATCACACGAGTCTGTAAAATCTTAGAAATAACCTGCATAACTTTACACAGTAAATAATATTCGTGCACAACTTGATTTGTTACATGTAAGcatcataatatatacatgcatttgtGTACCCTTTCCTTGTTTTAAGCTATGTACAAAAAGAAAGACGCGACAATTAACAGAAGGTCATCATTTGACATGTCAAGGTTGTTGTAACAACACAAACGTATGCAACCTGAATACAGAATGTGGAGATGTTCCTGTCAGCCATAATAGTTCTGGTATGTTTATTCCCCCGTACACAATTAAAGCTAAGAAAGACAACATGGGCTACTCCCCATACACAGGATGGTAATTTTGAAAGAGATATAGGCGTCTTTaatcataataattataaaaaaccctgttgttttataaaaagtgTTATCCGAATaacaagattttaaaatttggaagaaaaatatatgcttatattttattatattctgTGTATTTTCCTGGAACTCAGAAATAATTTCACAGGGATACTTCATTGAAGCTTGGACAATGAAGAAAAATTGTAACAAGCATTCTGAAGAATAGAGaatatgtatttgttgttaaaaaacaatacatagtAATTTAAAAACTTAATCAGGGGGCATTACTGGGTTGATTTTTGGGGTTATGGTTCTTACCTTTTATGTAAAGGGGCCAAacgaaataattatatttttgggTTAAATCTTGCATATATCCATTTTCTCATGCTTTCCTCCACTTTACATTATACTGTTTTAGAGTCTGGGAGAACTTGTGTGTCATGCACTGGAGTACAAAACATAAATGACTGTACACACTTGGAGACTTGTGGTAGTAATGAGGTACTATTTAACTTACATGTAACAGCTGATTGTAATTTATAGTagaaaaaatatgcaatgaTGAATGATtcgtgtttattttaaaataacaagataAGATTGGGTCAAATTGCAATTAATGCTTATTACTTGTATTTGTAAACTGGTCTACTTAAGAATTGCAATTAATGCTTATTACTTGTATTTATAAACTGGTCTACTTAATAAGCaagttttttttcgtttttttttttttttttttttaaatctgttcaatACTGCGATTTTAGCAATAATTCGTCAAGACAATgtaccagatttttttttctccaaaagaaGGTAAGTTAAATCCATTTGAGATAAGAGGTGATACGGTCTGCATTTGACCTTATCTTTTCGGGACTTTATTTTAGTTGTCTTTAAGGTTTAATGTCATTGACCTATTACATGACAAATACTCCTACGATATTTCATATTGACATCATTTAATCCCAAGGGCTAAATTTAGATGTATGGTCAACTGCACTGCAATATGACTGTGAGAAATGTCCTGAACCTTCAGACACATATCGCTTAGGACGAAAGTTTATCTATAGACTTACGACATCTGCCTTCTGGCTTTCTTCCTGTGCTTTTCATAGGGGGGAAACAAGGTTGTGTTATTTAAACATACAGTAAGGTGTGTTAGTAGTTTAAGATagtataatataaacatttatattgcTGACTTTTGAATGGGATCTTATTCAGGTCgacataaaattttaatttgcataCATAAATGTCAACTAGATAACTCAAGTCAGTTTGTGAAGATACATAAACAACTATCCAGATTTTTCCAACACTTATTATTTGTTGTCATTCATTATTGTAACCTTTTAAGTAACTTCATGCATCAAAgttaaatgatgaaaatattttttcaggtGTGCTTCATTCACAAGTATGCTACTGAATCTGGAGTTGAACAATATGATTTTGGATGTACACTGCCAGAGGTATCAGTTGTATTGAGATTTGTTATgaatgtcaatgaaacaaacCATCTAAGACTAACTAAAACAGTCATAAACAAATACAGGTTTCCGTAAAACCTTTAATAATGAGCAAATCTTATACCGTATATTTAGCTGTAAAATACAGTggtatgataaaatataaacaatgcaaagaattaacaaaataaaataaaaacaaatatgacagcaCAACTTCTGAATTAAAAACTCCTGccttgagacaggcacataaGGAATGTGGCCAGGCTAAAAAGGTTTGTGAGCACTCAATACTGTCCTAACCTGGGGAAAAGATAATACAGTATAACGTGGAAACAAGCATTCAAACTTAGATTGCAATGACTTAACTCATCCGAGTGATACGGAACACAACACAACCAACAAAAAGTCTAAAGTACCTTTATTACATTATTGACGTGACTGAAATATCAAACGGATAAAAACAAGCACTATTTTCTCCCATCTTTTGCTTACGGGAATCTTGTCAGCTGaagatttgtttttcaatcatGTTTTGATAAATCAGTCGTTTTTGCAAGATTATTTAACAAGTTGATAAAATACTTACATGAAAATCTTCAACAAGATCTGTTCCGAACTCGCCGTTGAAGTGTCAATATGAAGAATAAGTCAGAATAAATTCCTGTCTCATGTACATCaattctacattttttttaaattaaaacttcaaatacttatatattgataggggattaataaaggaatcaaaaggagcaaaaaaaattaataatatataggTCAATgcgcttgttttcgagatattagcaattgtaattttggcgggaaaaggTTATCTCTTggcttttcatagctttatcactGAAAAGTTtgagttctcaaaaactattaaaaaaaaaaaaaaaaaacataagacttttacagatggctaatcattaaacaagtaaaagatttataaaaaggaaATGTCGGTCAATAGGAAAAAAGGTTTacggcattcaaatggataaaaccagagggttccaaaaatctgacaaaattcaaaaacatgacaagcgaacATCCTTGACATCAATTAGAGATAATAAGTTGTAATTTTCTGCAGTGTATCATTAAATGTTTTAgacacatatattttgtaattagcTCTGTGTCAATAAAAGACCTGATGAGATATTTGGCAAGAGATTAGCAGAAGGCCATCATATGCTGTGTAAAGGTTGCTGCAATAAGTCAAATGTTTGTAACCTGAATGCAGCATGTGACGATGCCGTAAAACAGAACACATCTGGTAAGTTCTACGATACACGTAATCTGAAAAGTATTCTTGTTGTCGGATAACAGAACACATCTGGTAAGTTCTACAATACACGTAATCTTAAATGTGTTCTTCTTGTCTGAAAACAGAACACATCTGGTAAGTTCTACGATACACGTAATCTTAAATGTGTTCTTCTTGTCTGAAAAAAGAACACATCTGGTAAGTTCTACGATACACGTAATCTTAAATGTGTTCTTCTTGTCTGAAAAAAGAACACATCTGGTAAGTTCTACGATACACGTAATCTTAAATGTGTTTTCCTTGTCTGAAAACAGAACACATCTGGTAAGTTCTACGATACATGTAATCTTAAAAGTATTCTTGTCGTCGGATAACAGAACACATCTGGTAAGTTCTAACATACATGCCATCTTAAATGTGTTCTTGTTTCTGATTAACAAAAACACGTTTGGTACGTTCTGTTTTGTCATCTTATATTTCTTCTTGTTTCTGATTAACAGAACACATCTGTTACGTTCTGTGTATTAATCTTACATTTCTTCTTGTTTCCTGATTAACAAAGAACATCTGGTACGTTCTGTTTTGTcatcttatatttttgttaattgttttatgaTTAACAGAACTCATTTGGGTTTtctgtgttgtcattttatatttctttttgtttctgATTAACAGAACACATCTGGTACGTTctgtattgtcattttaaatttttccaGTTCTTTTGTGATTTGTACGCATAAAtactgataaacaaaacatatcttgcactttattttttgatgaacaaaaaaaacctcTTACGACAAAACAAATGTCGTAAGAGGTTGGTGAAGGACAGACATACCTATGAAAATAACTATACTCAAAATTGATAATGTCAGATACGTTTTTTTTAGCACTGAAAAAAAGGACTTAATGagttcattttttatgtatgaaCATTAGAAGGCCAAcactctttaaaaaaattatggacAACTTCCAGATGGTGCCGTACATGCAACATTctgtacatacatttttatgGTGCCTAAATTATCCTTTTTGACATCTGAGATCGTCCCCGTTTTCGGTTTGGTTTGTGAAGCGTTGGcttaagttttttatgttgtgttttgtatactgttgtttgtattttgattgatttttcgTTGCTGTTTTCTTTGTCAGATACTCATCGACCTTTGATTGTAAATACCCGTTGATATCTCTTTcataacaaataattatattgactACAAATTTGCATTGTGTCTATAGGAAATGGTCGCCCTAGAGAATGCGATGACTTAAACAATGCCAACACCGGTGTGTATACCATATATCCTGATGAATACCATGCAGTGAAGGCATATTGTATAATggcaaacaatgaaaaatggacggtaatatttttcatttcctttaaTGAATCTATATCTGTAATTATTCTTTCCTTGTTTTGCTTAGGTGGTATGTATGTACTACAGTGGAATATTTAAATGTGTTGCATATCGTTTTGCAAAGCAGTACATTAATGCTGACTATAAATCTGTAATTGCTAGTATcccattttcataaatgtaatGGCAGCTAATGAAATGTAATAAAGTATGTCACGTTGAACCCATGATTacgttttttaaatatgaaataactaGATCATAATTTACCGTTTTCGTGTTCAGACgcatttcatatacatgtactagtataatCAATATCTGATTAGATGATTTTCAAGCTCGATTCGCTGATACCTTTTATATTTCAGTATATATACTCATTACATCTTTATGAAAACTTTAGAGACATAAGAACTATTCTATGTATTGATTGTCCTTAACACATCGTCGTTtcacttcgtactttatttgagctttttatcttttttggattagagcttcactgatgactcttttgtggacgaaacgcaagtctggcgtatatactatatttagtcctggtatctatgaagagtttattcataatttagaaatttagCCATTTCTGTTTTATTGAATTCTGTTGTGGGTAATTATAACCTTTCcaatacattttctttaatgttttagGTAATTCAAAAACGATTCAATGGTTTTCTTGATTTTTATCAAGATTGGAATGCTTACAAAAGGGGATTTGGTGTTGCAACAGGAGAATATTGGATGGGTAGGTTTCTAGTTATTAGTACAACTACACAATTTCCAGGCGTAGTTGACGAGATACGCCTGACATAGATCAGCCTTTCAATTTTTTCTAATCagattttttcactttttttaataccaaggccattaatattttacttacttGGTATACAGTGTGTTCATATTGGCGAAGGCTGTATAGTGACGTATAGTTACTTTTATGAACATCCCGTGGTCTCGATAAACGATTGTTTCAGAGCTTACTTATCgcattttctgttatttttatataaacattttttgttattttttatatcaacagtATCTATAGTATTATTTATTCCATGTTCGAAATATGCATTTTAGCGTTAAACGTCATTGTTAATTTtcagtacatatattttatatttactgaaTACTTATTATTTAAGCGAAAATCTTCAGATTCTCCTCCCCCTGTAAAATTTACGATAAATACCATTTCTGTAACTAACAATTGCAAGTCATAAAATTGGCAATTAGTGAGAACATATCCGAAGACATAGACGGAACTTAATTAATAGGAACAATGGAACCTCATTTTCGCCTGGATTTTTAAGTTCGTACAGAAGCATGTGGGTGTTCACTGCATTACAATCGTGaaatcaaattgataaaactaTAAGTAAAAAGTTAATTTCATATTGATACAATCGGATTGAAAAAATACTAGACTATATATAAACTACATGACAATTAAATAtatcttcttaattttataagaatataaggCATACTGACATTCAACTTATACCCCCTTAATAAATTTCACAAAGAGGGACACGTTTTATGGTTGTTGCATTTATTCTTGAAGGAAATGACTACATTCATCGAATATCTACATCAACCGGTCATAAACTATCAATTTATTTAGAGGATTTCGATGGCACctttaaatatgcaaattattCTCTGTTTCTTATTGGTGAcgagaaagaaaaatataaactgtcGTTATCTGGATACACTGGGGATGCAGGTTTGTAATATacttgtgtttaaaaaaatagtttcatcAAAAACCATACCATTAACACCATAAATGTTCCGAACACATTTCGAAATAGTGCACTTAATGCATAGGCAGCCTTTGACtgattatgatattttatgtCAATTTTGGTCGACTGCTTCGTTTGTTATCCATCAGTGGCTTTTACATATTCGGCTTTGTTCGTTCTGCATGAAGGTAAATCAAGAAAACTGCTTCAGACCCATGCCATTTATAAAAGATTTGTTATCAAGTAAAGTGCAAATCTTAAAATTATCTGTAGTTACTACCATTATTATTTTTGGTCgttttgtggatagttttctcgATATCAATTATTCTACTTCCCCTTCCTTTGGTATTCTATTGTTGTTGATCATCAGGTATCCAAATATACCTCAAAATGACGGAGAGTCTAGATCTTCTTTAGAATGATGTTATGTATCACACTGAAATTCATCACAAGTAAGATCAAGTTTTGTCTATGTCTATACATTAGATACAGTAAAGTATGTTAGTACGGACactgcatatttatatatagttgtttcgaattgttcttgttttattcatttggATTCAAAATATATGGTCCCATGCTGTTTTGATGGTTCTCTTTAAAATTGACCGTAATAAAGACTAAATCATCTGTTTCGATGCTAATTGTTGTGTTGAGTGTTCTCATGTAAAAacgtaaaacaaaaaatacgaaACTCCACGGTATATTAAAAAacctgacaaaatcaaatattaggccaaataaagtactaagttgaacagcatcgaggatcaaagttcctaaaagttttgccgaatacagctaaggtaatctatttcagaggtagaaaagccttagtttttcaaaaattaaaaaagttctaTAAGATCGTCGTCACCTGCAAACTTATTGATATTTGATCCTATCATTTGACGTTTAACTTTATTCTAGGTGATAGTTTGATTACCCAGACTGGAATGACATTTAGTACGAAGGATAGGGATAACGACCCTTCTGCAGCACTTAATTGTGCAGCGTATACTCAGGGTGCATGGTGGTATAAAAATTGTACCAGTTCAAATCTAAATGGACCGTATCTTGCTGGTGTCGGTACATATGAAAGATCTATGTTTTGGAAAGATTGGAAagtttttaattctttaaaaaagagTACAATGATGATAACGCGTACTTAGATAATAAATTATTCTATTTGCCATGAAACTGGCCACAAAATACAGGCATTAGTAATAAACCGCTATTCAATATAGTCGATTTATCTGAAACAAATCAATGTCACAAACAAAAACTGCgagaaacaaatcaaatatataggTGAAATACTTCACTGGTTCAAAAACAATTGCCAACATTCATGGAAACAGACTATTTGAttagaactgtcatat
Encoded here:
- the LOC134690419 gene encoding ficolin-2-like, with translation MYDLGCSIPKLCTKRKTRQLTEGHHLTCQGCCNNTNVCNLNTECGDVPVSHNSSESGRTCVSCTGVQNINDCTHLETCGSNEVCFIHKYATESGVEQYDFGCTLPELCVNKRPDEIFGKRLAEGHHMLCKGCCNKSNVCNLNAACDDAVKQNTSGNGRPRECDDLNNANTGVYTIYPDEYHAVKAYCIMANNEKWTVIQKRFNGFLDFYQDWNAYKRGFGVATGEYWMGNDYIHRISTSTGHKLSIYLEDFDGTFKYANYSLFLIGDEKEKYKLSLSGYTGDAGDSLITQTGMTFSTKDRDNDPSAALNCAAYTQGAWWYKNCTSSNLNGPYLAGVGTYERSMFWKDWKVFNSLKKSTMMITRT